One genomic region from Rattus norvegicus strain BN/NHsdMcwi chromosome 10, GRCr8, whole genome shotgun sequence encodes:
- the Omg gene encoding oligodendrocyte-myelin glycoprotein precursor: MALMEYQILKMSSCLFILLFLTPGILCICPLQCICTERHRHVDCSGRNLTTLPPGLQENIIHLNLSYNHFTDLHNQLTPYTNLRTLDISNNRLESLPAQLPRSLWNMSAANNNIKLLDKSDTAYQWNLKYLDVSKNMLEKVVLIKNTLRSLEVLNLSSNKLWTVPTNMPSKLHIVDLSNNSLTQILPGTLINLTNLTHLYLHNNKFTFIPDQSFDQLLQLQEITLHNNRWSCDHTQNITYLLKWMMETKAHVIGIPCSKQVSSLKEQSMYPTPPGFTSSLFTMSEMQTVDTINSLSMVTQPKVTNIPKQYRGKDTTFGVTLSKDTTFSSTDRALEPYPEDTPTEMTSSREAAAATLTIHLQDGMSSNASLTSAAKSSPAPVTLSITSGMPNNFSEMPQQSTTLNLRREETTANVKTQPPSSASAWKVNASLLLMLNAVVMLAG; encoded by the exons ATG GCTTTGATGGAATATCAGATATTGAAAATGTCTTCCTGCCTGttcatccttctgtttctcacgCCTGGCATTTTATGCATTTGTCCTCTCCAATGTATATGCACAGAGAGGCACAGGCATGTGGACTGTTCAGGCAGAAACCTGACTACATTACCACCTGGACTGCAAGAGAACATTATACATTTAAACCTGTCTTATAACCACTTTACTGATCTGCATAACCAGTTAACCCCTTATACCAATCTGAGGACCCTGGATATTTCAAACAACAGGCTTGAAAGTCTGCCTGCCCAGTTACCTCGGTCTCTCTGGAACATGTCTGCTGCTAACAACAACATTAAACTACTTGACAAATCTGATACTGCTTATCAGTGGAACCTTAAATACCTGGATGTTTCTAAGAATATGTTGGAAAAGGTTGTTCTCATTAAAAATACCTTAAGAAGTCTTGAGGTTCTTAACCTCAGCAGTAATAAACTTTGGACAGTTCCAACCAACATGCCTTCCAAACTACATATTGTGGACCTGTCTAATAACTCACTGACACAAATCCTTCCAGGGACATTAATAAACCTGACAAATCTCACACATCTTTACCTGCACAACAATAAATTCACATTCATTCCAGATCAGTCTTTTGACCAACTCTTGCAGTTGCAAGAGATAACTCTTCATAATAACAGGTGGTCATGTGACCATACACAAAACATTACTTACTTACTGAAGTGGATGATGGAAACAAAAGCCCATGTGATAGGGATTCCTTGTTCTAAGCAAGTATCCTCTCTGAAGGAACAGAGCATGTACCCCACGCCTCCCGGATTTACTTCAAGCTTATTTACTATGAGTGAGATGCAGACAGTGGACACCATTAACTCTCTGAGTATGGTAACTCAACCTAAAGTGACCAATATACCCAAACAATATCGAGGAAAAGACACCACATTTGGTGTCACCCTAAGCAAAGACACCACTTTTAGTAGCACTGATAGGGCTCTGGAGCCCTACCCAGAAGACACACCCACAGAAATGACCAGTTCACGTGAAGCAGCAGCTGCAACTCTAACTATTCACCTCCAGGATGGAATGAGTTCAAATGCAAGCCTCACCAGTGCAGCAAAATCCTCCCCAGCACCTGTGACCCTCAGCATAACTAGTGGCATGCCAAATAATTTCTCTGAAATGCCTCAACAGAGCACAACCCTTAACTTACGGAGGGAAGAAACAACTGCAAATGTAAAGACTCAGCCACCTTCCTCGGCTAGTGCTTGGAAAGTAAATGCCTCACTCCTTTTAATGCTCAATGCTGTGGTCATGCTGGCAGGCTGA
- the Evi2b gene encoding protein EVI2B precursor, whose translation MEFRYLVFMLLCQYLNSTFSSETEATTAEHRPRSTLPTPLAVHVTNDSQNTGGNTLSQTTQFNNISSGQQVPPAQTTPQQATPSIPQTSLSGFTLTNQLSSSAHNSTRQPPKPLAYTSTQQPPSTAPTSSAKPVLHTTGNRPTKSTPTIYLPRDTPPPPPLTSEPTTGKGTAHKNNHNAIAAILIGTIIICMLVAILMIILWKYLRKPVLNDQNWAGRSPFADGETPEMCMDNIRESEVSTKRTSVVSLMPWKPSKSTLLADDLEVKLFESSEHINDTNNLKTENGKDQMHGLSEDSADGSTVGTAVSSSDDADLPLPPPLLDLDENLSDKPTMIVVPPLPNDSTNLQPPPDGLNQVCEDHHSQINEPFSPPPDSFSVPLSEDFVSIQESTREAQCQEFSAPDLNQDLMDSLPPPPPELL comes from the coding sequence ATGGAATTCAGATATTTGGTCTTCATGTTGCTTTGTCAATACCTGAACAGTACATTTTCCTCAGAGACAGAAGCAACTACAGCAGAGCATCGTCCACGGTCTACTTTACCTACACCATTGGCGGTTCATGTTACAAATGATTCTCAAAACACAGGAGGGAATACTTTGAGTCAAACAACACAATTCAACAACATTTCTTCTGGACAACAAGTACCACCTGCCCAAACCACTCCTCAACAAGCAACACCATCCATCCCACAAACATCACTATCTGGGTTCACTCTGACCAATCAACTATCATCTTCTGCCCATAATTCTACTAGACAACCACCAAAACCTCTTGCCTATACTTCTACACAACAGCCACCATCAACTGCTCCTACCTCTTCTGCAAAACCAGTACTACACACTACTGGTAATCGACCCACAAAATCAACACCAACTATTTATTTACCAAGggacacaccaccaccaccaccacttacTTCAGAACCAACGACTGGCAAAGGAACTGCTCATAAGAACAACCACAATGCAATAGCCGCCATATTGATTGGTACGATTATAATTTGTATGTTGGTAGCTATACTCATGATTATACTGTGGAAATACTTGAGGAAACCAGTCTTAAATGATCAAAACTGGGCAGGTAGGTCTCCATTTGCTGATGGAGAAACCCCAGAAATGTGTATGGATAACATTAGAGAGAGTGAGGTATCCACAAAGCGGACATCAGTTGTTTCCCTTATGCCTTGGAAGCCAAGCAAGAGCACATTGTTAGCAGATGATTTGGAAGTTAAACTGTTTGAATCAAGTGAACACATCAATGACACCAACAACCTCAAAACTGAGAATGGAAAAGACCAAATGCATGGTTTATCAGAAGACAGTGCTGATGGGTCGACAGTTGGTACAGCCGTGTCTTCTTCGGATGATGCAGATCTGCCGCTGCCACCTCCCCTTCTTGATTTGGATGAAAACCTATCAGACAAGCCCACAATGATAGTTGTACCTCCTTTACCAAATGATTCTACCAATCTCCAACCACCTCCAGATGGTCTAAATCAAGTGTGTGAAGATCATCATTCCCAGATCAACGAGCCATTCTCACCACCCCCTGACTCATTTAGTGTGCCTCTGTCAGAAGATTTTGTAAGCATCCAAGAGTCTACCCGCGAGGCTCAGTGCCAGGAGTTCTCTGCCCCTGACCTCAATCAGGACCTCATGGACTCCCTGCCACCTCCACCTCCAGAGCTGCTGTAA
- the Evi2a gene encoding protein EVI2A precursor encodes MEHTGQYLHLVFLMTTVWSLSPGTKANYTHLWANSITASGSINQNGTSRHPSEKNTNLVTPSVGHKVSALDKPASSPVVTLAPTSTPRSSTPHAFRNSSPTADIKSQGETFKKEVCEENTSNTAMLICLIVIAVLFLICTFLFLSTVVLANKVSSLRRSKQAGKRQPRSNGDFLASSGLWTAESDTWKRAKELTGPNLLIQSTGVLTAARERKQEEGTEKLN; translated from the coding sequence atggagcacacaggacagtaccTGCATCTTGTTTTCCTGATGACAACAGTGTGGTCCTTGTCTCCTGGAACAAAAGCAAACTATACACATCTGTGGGCTAACAGTATCACTGCCTCGGGTTCCATTAATCAAAATGGCACGAGCAGACATCCAAGTGAGAAGAACACAAACCTTGTCACTCCTTCAGTGGGTCACAAGGTGAGTGCCTTAGACAAGCCTGCATCATCTCCCGTTGTGACTTTAGCTCCTACATCTACACCCAGGTCCTCCACGCCCCATGCCTTCAGAAACAGTTCTCCAACAGCAGACATCAAAAGTCAGGGggaaacttttaaaaaggaagtctGTGAGGAGAACACAAGCAACACGGCCATGCTAATTTGCTTAATTGTAATTGCAGTGCTATTCCTTATCTGTACCTTTCTGTTTCTATCAACTGTGGTTCTGGCAAACAAAGTCTCATCTCTCAGAAGGtcaaagcaagcaggcaagcgcCAGCCTCGGAGCAATGGTGACTTTCTGGCAAGCAGTGGGCTCTGGACTGCTGAATCGGACACTTGGAAAAGAGCAAAGGAGCTAACAGGCCCCAATCTCCTGATTCAATCTACTGGTGTGCTTACCGCTGCCAGGGAAAGGAAACAAGAAGAAGGAACTGAAAAACTCAACTAG